TGTAAGAAACACCAAAGGAATATTGCTTGTGGATTCTTGCTGCCGTAGCGCTTGCAAGACTTCATAGCCATTGAGACCGGGCATCATCACATCACAAATAATCAGGTCAGGACAGCTTTCCGTGGCCCGTTGCAAACCTTCTTGCCCATTCTCTGCCGTTTCGACGCTAAATGCATAATCATCGGTCAATTCGAGGATATCGGCAATATTGTCCCGAACGGACGGATCATCTTCGATGACTAAGATTCTTTTCATAGTTAAGTCCTGGATGCCCGTGATGCGTTGGTTGAATAACGGTAGATGCGGATAGAGCAGTCCCCTGTTCTCCCATGGATGAAACTGTGAGGGTTGTGAGACTTATCCCTAATGATTTGACCATAGCTGACGCTACCCCCCTCTGCCTACCTAGGGACTATGCATCATCCCTTAGCTTGGTCTTGATATCTACAGCAAGCCCACTACAAACATGACGATAAAAAAGACCTTAGAGTTCTCCCCTCTCAGTAATTTGTCGGAAAGGACGATGTCTGATTTTATGTGGGAGTACCGAGCTATGGCTAGGACGCTAGGTCGGAAAGCTCCATCCAGCGTTCGATGGACTGTTCAATTTCATGCAAGATGGCAGCTAGGCGATCTGATAGGGATTGAACCTGATCATAGCCGCTGGGAGGATTGTGATAGAGCTGCTGTTCGATCGCTATTTTTTCGGCTTCGAGGCTAGGAATATGCTGCTCCAGATGCTCAAATTCTCGCTTCTCGTTGTAAGACATTTTGCGGGGGCGGGGTGCTTTGCGGGCAGGGGCCTCCTCCGTGGTGTTGGTAGACTTGGGCGCAGGGGAGGATATCGATGCAGTCTCGGCGTCTTCTTGCTTGCG
This genomic stretch from Candidatus Obscuribacterales bacterium harbors:
- a CDS encoding ABC transporter C-terminal domain-containing protein, which produces RKQEDAETASISSPAPKSTNTTEEAPARKAPRPRKMSYNEKREFEHLEQHIPSLEAEKIAIEQQLYHNPPSGYDQVQSLSDRLAAILHEIEQSIERWMELSDLAS